ATGCCGTTTTCATTGATGCGCGCCGGTTTTTGCCCCACCTCCCGCAGGACCAGTTCCCTGCGCAGCGGCTGGCCGGCGAGATCTATCTGGCTGCCGGCGTGCGGGCAATGGAGCGTGGCATCGTCTCGGCCGGTCGCGATCCCGAGACAGGACAGCACAAATATCCCCGGCTGGAACTGGTGCGCCTTACCATTCCACGACGCGTCTACACGCAACGACATCTGGATGTAGCGGCTGAAGGAATTCTCGACGTGTTTGCCCGGCGAGAGCAAATTGGCGGTCTGCGGATGGTTTTCGAGCCGCCTGTGCTGCGGTTCTTCACGGCGCGTTTTGAGCCGATGGCGTGAAAAGGTCCGGGCTTGCTTTCATGAGACCGCCCACAACGGAGGCGGGCAAATGCCTGCGGGGCTGATTATTTCATCTTTTTACCCACCGATCTCAAACGTTGCTCAGGGGATAGGGGCAACCCGTTGGAATTTAACACGCTGTCTTTAGCGCCGGTCTCGAGCAGAACGAATTTTCCTCCGTACGCGAGAGGACAGCAGGGCTTTTTTTTCTCGCGGGGAAAACCCGGGGGCTTGACTAAAATGCAAATGCGTTGTTTATTTAGCCCTTGGTAAGCGCTTACGCAAAACCGACCAATCGGCCGGGGCATGGGACTGACCATTTACGACATCGCCCGTGAAGCAGGCGTTTCGATTGCTACTGTCTCTCGCGTCTTTAACAACAGCCCTCGGGTAGCGCCTCACACGCGTAAGCGGGTGCTGGAAGTGGCGCGGCGGTTGGGCTATCAGCCCCACGTATCGGCTCAGAGTCTGGCGCGGCGGCAGGCGCAGACGGTAGCGGCCATTGTGCCCATGTTGACCAACTACTTTTTCGTTGAGGTATTGCGCGGGTTGCAGGATCGACTGGCCGAAACGTCTTTCGACTTGCTCGTCTACGCAGCTCCTACGCTTTCTGACGTGAATGCGCATCTGGAGCGTGCGTTGCAGCGCGGACGCTCGGCCGGCGTCATGATTTTTTCGACGCCGATGACGGAGGAGCGGGTTGAACGGCTGCGGCGCAGCCGGCAGCCTGTGGTTCTGGTGGACTCGTTTCATCCTGATTTTGATTCGGTTTCGATTGATAACGAGCAGGGCGGTTATCTGGCGGCGCGCCATCTGCTTGAGCATGGCTATCAGCGCATAGGGTTGCTTATGGCCCACCCTGATTCGGTGCCTGCGCGGGAGCGCCGCCACGGTTACGAGCGGGCGCTTCGCGAGGCAGATCTGGAGCCTGATCCTGCGTTGATTGTTGCCAGCACAGATCCGCATAACCACGGCTACACGGAGGAAGGAGGGTATGAGGCGATGCGGCGGCTGCTGGAGCGGAATCCTCGTCCAGAAGCTGTGTTTGTGGTATCCGACATTATGGCGCTGGGCGCTTTGCGGGCTATTGAAGAAACGGGGCTGCGGGTGCCGGAAGATCTCGGGCTGATCGGGTTTGACGACCTGCGCGTGAGCCGCTTTCTGGGGCTGAGCACGCTTCGCCAGCCGATGTACGAGATGGGAAAACTGGCTGCCGAAAAGCTCTTGCGACGGATTGCCGAGCCAGAGTTGCCGGTGACCAGTACGGTTTTCGCGCCCCGACTGATTTGCCGTCGCACCTGCGCCTCGGACGAGCAGGACGGCCAGCGTGATGTGACAACGCTAACCCGAAATCTGGCATGAAAGCCCTGAGCCTCGCTCTTGTCGGGCTGTTGCTGTGGAGTGGGTGTCGGTCCGATTCCGCGCAGCGGACGCTGCTGGCCGAAGGCCCTGGCGTGCGCATAACGGCCGATGCGTTTCGCGAGGCGTACCTTGATTACCTGCTGCGGACAGGGCTTTCCGATCACCCCCGGCTGCGCCGACTGTTTCTGGAGCAGATGATTCAAGAAGCGCTTGTTGTGTATGAAGCGCGTCGGCAGGGGCTGGAGCGCACGCCGGCCTATCAGGAGGAGGCGCAGGCGGTCGAGACAAAGTTGCTGGTGGAAGCCTACGCGCGGCGCGTGCTCTACGATACAGTGCAGGTGCGTGAGCAGGAGCTGGCCGAAGCGTTCGTCCGCCTCAATACCGAAGTGCGGGCGCGCCACCTGTGGGCGCCCACGCGGGCAGCCGCTGAGTCGCTCTACGCGCGGCTTCAGGCCGGGGCTTCGTTTGAGGAGCTGGCGGCAGAGGTCTTTCAGGATAGTACTCTGGCCCGCAGCGGCGGGGATCTGGGGTGGTTTACCTTCGATGAAATGGATCCGGCTTTTGAGGACGTAGCCTTTCGGCTGCAACCTGGAGAAATTTCACCCCCTGTGCAGACCGCCTATGGCTACTCGATTATTCAGGTAACCGACCGCTTTACCAGACCGATTTTGACCGAAGTCGAGTTTGCAAAAAAGCGCCCCTTGCTGGAGCGTTACCTGCGCTTCCGCAAACAACAGGCCGCCCGCGAAGCGTGCGCGCGAAGCCTGGCCGACTCACTCCAGATTCGCTTTTACGAGGCGACGCTGCGCCGGCTTTATGCGCGCATTGCCGGGCGCGTGGTGCAAGAGACCGAAGCCGACCGCGATGACTGGATGCAGGCCCCACTGCTGACGTTCGGTCCGGCCGCGCGGCGCGTTACCTGGACCGTAGCCGACTTTCGGGAGCAGGCGCGGCTCACGGGGGCGGCCCACCGAGAGGCAGCAGCCCGTTCGCCCGAAGCGCTTAAGGAGTTTGCCCGAGGGCTGGTTGTGCGCCACGTGCTGGCGGAGCGCGCTCGAACCGCCGGGCTGCACCGGACGCCAGATTTTGCAGCAGCCCGGCAGCAGGCGCTTGATCGCTGGCTGTACCAGTATGTCCGGCAACAGGTGCAGGCGGAAGCAGTCGTGCCCGAAGATACGCTGCGAGCGTTTTACGAGGCGCACCGCGCCGACTTTCGGATGCCGGCCCGCCGGGCCGTCTGGGAAATTCTGGTGCCTACTGAGGCAGAGGCTCACCGCCTGCAGCGGTTGCTTGCAACTACCGACTTTGTAGCGCTGGCCCGTCGCTACTCGCGGCGGCCCGGCGCCGCGACGACCGGCGGGTATCTGGGCTTTGTAACGCAGGAGCAATTAGGCAAACTCGGGCCCGCGGTCTTCAGAGCCCGTGAGGGCGATGTGCTGGGACCGCTACGCGTTGCCGACGGATACGTCCTGCTGCGGGTCGGAGCATGGCAGCCTGAGCGGCCGATGACGCTGGAAGAGGCGCGGCCGCTGATCGAACGCCAGCTAAAGCCCTATTTCGCACGAAAACGCTGGCGGCAGTACCGGGCAACGCTGATGGCACAATATGCAGAACGAATCACGCGCTATCTATCCCGACTCGACACGCTATGCCTGACGCCCTCAACCGATGCCTGAACGGGACCAACTGAGTGGCAGCAGTTGATCATGAAGCTACGAGCCATTGTAAGTAAAGCGCTTACACTATGGGGCGGTCTGCTACTGAGCGGATTACTGGGAGTCCCGGTTGCCGCGCAGACCACCGGTAAAATTACGGGCCGTGTTATTGATGCGGGAACGGGCGCTCCATTACCTGGTGTGAGCGTTTACATCGAAGGGACGACGCGGGGCGCTGCTACTGACATTAACGGTGAGTACGTCATCATTGGCCTGCGGCCAGGGACATACACCGTTGTCGCCTCCTTCGTAGGGTATGCTACCGAGCGCCGCGAAGGCGTGCAGGTGAGCAGTGGGTTGACCACGCGCGTGGATTTTGCGCTGCGGGAAGAGGTTATCCAGGGCGAAGAGATCGTGGTGGTCGCGCCGCCTATCACCGTCCGAAAGGACCTGACCAGCGCAGAAGCGCGCGTAACGGCCGAGACCATTGACCGCCTGCCCGTCCAGGAGGTGAGCCAGGTGCTGACGCTGCAGGCGGGCGTGACCGAACGCGGCGGATTGCACATCCGAGGCGGCCGCGCCAGCGAGGTCGTGGTGATGGTTGATGGGGTGCCTGTCACGGATAACTTCGATGGTTCCACGGCCGTCCAGCTCGAAAACGAAGGAATCCAGGAACTGCAGGTCATCTCGGGCACCTTCAACGCCGAGTATGGCAATGCGATGTCGGGCGTAATCAACGTCGTTACCAAAGAAGGACGCTCCGATCGATGGGGCGGAGCATTGAAGGTGTACAGTGGCTCCTATCTGGTTTTCGGAGAAGGAGGAGCAGCCTACCTGCGGGGCGTCGAGGTGGCCCGCTACACGCGCCAGGGCATTCAGTACCGGGACGTCGATCCGTATAGCTATCTGCCTGTTAATCCTACGCATTACTACAACATTGAAGCCGCTCTGGAGGGACCAGTTTTTACGCCGCGTCTGACGCTCTTCGGACTCGTCCGCTACTTCCACAACGACGGCTGGCTCTACGGCGCCCGCCTGTTCAACATGGATGGCACGTATGGCGACTCGGCCCTGGTACCCATGAACACCTATACCAAACTGAGCTGGCAGGGCAATCTCCGCTTTCAACTTACCCCGAACCTGTTTTTAAATCTGATCGGACTGGGATCGGTGACGCGCAGCCGCCCCTATGATCTGTACTGGCGCTGGAATCCTGACGGCCGCACGCGCAGCTACGACCTGGGCTACAATCTGAAATTACAACTCAAGCATCTGCTCAGCGCCCGCACCTTTTACACCGTACACCTGGCTACCTTCCGGCGCCATGCCTGGAGCCGGCGCTTCGACAATCCGCTCGATCCGCGCTACAATGGGCTGGCCGTTCTACCCCCCGACTCGATTGAGGTGGCGCCAGGCATCTGGAGGCCCTACCTGACAGGAGGAGGTCGCTTCGCCCGAGGGGGAATGGATATGAACCACTTCGAGCGCACCTCGCAGGCCTATTTCGTCAAGGCCGACCTGACCAGCCAAGTGGCGCGCAACCATCTGGTCAAAATTGGAGCCGAGCTGCGCATCGACCGGCTGAACTTTACCGCGTTCAACCTGATCCCGGCCACCGATGCCGATGGCAACGTAATCGAACCGTTCCAACCAGCTATTCCCCCCGAAACGTCCCCCCAGTATCAACACTACGAGAACGTCTCGCCCCTTACAGCAAGTGCCTATGTGCAGGATAAGATCGAGTTTGAGGATTTCATCGTGAACGTCGGACTGCGGTTCGACTACTTCGATGCCCGCACGCCTGTCCCGGCCGATCCCGAAGACCCGAACATCTACTTCCCCTTTAAAAAGATCCACATTTACAAAGACCTGAATGGCGACGGCGTGATTACGGTCGATGAGGAGCGAGAAGACAACCGCTATACGCTGGAAGAACGGGAGGCCTTCTGGTGGAAGTATCCGGCCCCGAAGTTTCAGCTTTCGCCCCGGCTGGGCATTGCCTATCCCATCACAGAGACCGGCGTGCTGCATTTTTCGTACGGCCACTTTCTCCAGATTCCCACGCTGAACCTGCTCTTTGCGGGCTACGGCTACAAGATTCAGAACCAGTCGGGGCAGTACGGACCCTATGGGAATCCCGACCTGAATGCGCAGCGGACCGTCATGTACGAAATCGGTTTTCGCCAGGGATGGGGGCCGTTCCTGTTCGACGTAACCGCTTACTATCGGGACGTGCGCGACTGGGTCTCAACCTCGACACCTATCGAGACGGAAATTCCCGGGGTCGTCTATGTGATCTACACCAATCGAGACTATGCCAGCACGCGCGGCGTAACCGCCACGTTTTCGCGGCGCTTTGAAAACGGCTGGGGCTTTGATGTGAATTACACCTTTCAGGTGGCCGAAGGCTCTAACTCGAATCCCGACGAGGAATTCTTTGCGCGGCTGAGCAATCAGCAGCCGCCTCTGGCCCTCCTACCCCTCGACTGGGATCAGCGGCACAAGGTGGCGGCGGCCCTGTACCTGGGCGGGCAGAACTGGGGCGCCTCTATGGTGAGCGTCTGGGGATCGGGCTTTCCCTACACGCCCTCGTTTCCGGAAGCGGCGATCGCGGGCCCGGATGTGCCCCCTGCCTTTCCGCGAAATGCACGCCGTATGCCTTCCACCTGGCAGGTGGACCTCTACGTTTACCGGGACTTCGAGATCGCGGGCGTGCGGCCGCGCCTGTTCCTGCAGGTCTATA
This DNA window, taken from Rhodothermus profundi, encodes the following:
- a CDS encoding LacI family DNA-binding transcriptional regulator, translated to MGLTIYDIAREAGVSIATVSRVFNNSPRVAPHTRKRVLEVARRLGYQPHVSAQSLARRQAQTVAAIVPMLTNYFFVEVLRGLQDRLAETSFDLLVYAAPTLSDVNAHLERALQRGRSAGVMIFSTPMTEERVERLRRSRQPVVLVDSFHPDFDSVSIDNEQGGYLAARHLLEHGYQRIGLLMAHPDSVPARERRHGYERALREADLEPDPALIVASTDPHNHGYTEEGGYEAMRRLLERNPRPEAVFVVSDIMALGALRAIEETGLRVPEDLGLIGFDDLRVSRFLGLSTLRQPMYEMGKLAAEKLLRRIAEPELPVTSTVFAPRLICRRTCASDEQDGQRDVTTLTRNLA
- a CDS encoding peptidyl-prolyl cis-trans isomerase gives rise to the protein MKALSLALVGLLLWSGCRSDSAQRTLLAEGPGVRITADAFREAYLDYLLRTGLSDHPRLRRLFLEQMIQEALVVYEARRQGLERTPAYQEEAQAVETKLLVEAYARRVLYDTVQVREQELAEAFVRLNTEVRARHLWAPTRAAAESLYARLQAGASFEELAAEVFQDSTLARSGGDLGWFTFDEMDPAFEDVAFRLQPGEISPPVQTAYGYSIIQVTDRFTRPILTEVEFAKKRPLLERYLRFRKQQAAREACARSLADSLQIRFYEATLRRLYARIAGRVVQETEADRDDWMQAPLLTFGPAARRVTWTVADFREQARLTGAAHREAAARSPEALKEFARGLVVRHVLAERARTAGLHRTPDFAAARQQALDRWLYQYVRQQVQAEAVVPEDTLRAFYEAHRADFRMPARRAVWEILVPTEAEAHRLQRLLATTDFVALARRYSRRPGAATTGGYLGFVTQEQLGKLGPAVFRAREGDVLGPLRVADGYVLLRVGAWQPERPMTLEEARPLIERQLKPYFARKRWRQYRATLMAQYAERITRYLSRLDTLCLTPSTDA
- a CDS encoding TonB-dependent receptor; translation: MKLRAIVSKALTLWGGLLLSGLLGVPVAAQTTGKITGRVIDAGTGAPLPGVSVYIEGTTRGAATDINGEYVIIGLRPGTYTVVASFVGYATERREGVQVSSGLTTRVDFALREEVIQGEEIVVVAPPITVRKDLTSAEARVTAETIDRLPVQEVSQVLTLQAGVTERGGLHIRGGRASEVVVMVDGVPVTDNFDGSTAVQLENEGIQELQVISGTFNAEYGNAMSGVINVVTKEGRSDRWGGALKVYSGSYLVFGEGGAAYLRGVEVARYTRQGIQYRDVDPYSYLPVNPTHYYNIEAALEGPVFTPRLTLFGLVRYFHNDGWLYGARLFNMDGTYGDSALVPMNTYTKLSWQGNLRFQLTPNLFLNLIGLGSVTRSRPYDLYWRWNPDGRTRSYDLGYNLKLQLKHLLSARTFYTVHLATFRRHAWSRRFDNPLDPRYNGLAVLPPDSIEVAPGIWRPYLTGGGRFARGGMDMNHFERTSQAYFVKADLTSQVARNHLVKIGAELRIDRLNFTAFNLIPATDADGNVIEPFQPAIPPETSPQYQHYENVSPLTASAYVQDKIEFEDFIVNVGLRFDYFDARTPVPADPEDPNIYFPFKKIHIYKDLNGDGVITVDEEREDNRYTLEEREAFWWKYPAPKFQLSPRLGIAYPITETGVLHFSYGHFLQIPTLNLLFAGYGYKIQNQSGQYGPYGNPDLNAQRTVMYEIGFRQGWGPFLFDVTAYYRDVRDWVSTSTPIETEIPGVVYVIYTNRDYASTRGVTATFSRRFENGWGFDVNYTFQVAEGSNSNPDEEFFARLSNQQPPLALLPLDWDQRHKVAAALYLGGQNWGASMVSVWGSGFPYTPSFPEAAIAGPDVPPAFPRNARRMPSTWQVDLYVYRDFEIAGVRPRLFLQVYNLLDRRNPVSVFSDTGRPDVTLPQQQAASFDPGYFVRPEHYSEPRRLHIGLELQF